One Deltaproteobacteria bacterium DNA window includes the following coding sequences:
- the prfA gene encoding peptide chain release factor 1, whose product MFERLADIERRYEELERLVSDPRVIANRREFAKLARERAQLEETVGCWRERQRVAREVAEHRELAHGKDEELRELARGELPGLEERLGELDATLKRLLVPRDPNDERNVVLEIRAGTGGEEASLFAAELFRMYSRYAERQGWRVEVLSSSPTGLGGFKEVIALVQGKGAYSRLKFEGGVHRVQRVPVTETQGRIHTSAVTVAVLPEAEDVEVDLADKELRIDVFRSSGPGGQSVNTTDSAVRVTHLPTGLVVTCQDEKSQHKNKAKALKILRARLLERARHEQQSEIAASRRAMVGSGDRSEKIRTYNFPQSRVTDHRASLTLHTLERVLDGELDAIIDALTTRQQAEALEAAG is encoded by the coding sequence ATGTTCGAGCGCCTGGCGGACATCGAGCGTCGATACGAAGAGCTCGAGCGCCTCGTGTCGGACCCCCGGGTGATCGCCAACCGCCGGGAGTTCGCCAAGCTCGCCCGCGAGCGCGCGCAGCTCGAGGAGACCGTCGGCTGCTGGCGTGAGCGGCAGCGCGTCGCCCGCGAGGTGGCCGAGCACCGCGAGCTGGCGCACGGGAAGGACGAGGAGCTGCGCGAGCTGGCGCGTGGCGAGCTGCCGGGGCTGGAGGAGCGTCTCGGGGAGCTCGACGCGACGCTCAAGCGGCTCCTCGTGCCCCGCGACCCGAACGACGAGCGCAACGTGGTGCTCGAGATCCGCGCCGGCACGGGCGGCGAGGAGGCGAGTCTCTTCGCCGCCGAGCTGTTTCGCATGTACAGCCGCTACGCCGAGCGGCAGGGCTGGCGGGTGGAGGTGCTCTCCTCGAGCCCGACGGGTCTCGGCGGGTTCAAGGAGGTCATCGCCCTCGTGCAAGGCAAGGGCGCCTACAGCCGGCTCAAGTTCGAGGGCGGCGTGCACCGCGTGCAGCGCGTCCCGGTGACGGAGACGCAGGGCCGCATCCACACCTCGGCGGTGACCGTGGCGGTGCTGCCCGAGGCGGAGGACGTCGAGGTGGACCTCGCCGACAAGGAGCTCCGCATCGACGTGTTCCGCTCCTCGGGGCCGGGCGGCCAGAGCGTCAACACGACCGACTCGGCGGTGCGCGTGACCCACCTGCCGACCGGGCTCGTCGTCACCTGCCAGGACGAGAAGTCGCAGCACAAGAACAAGGCGAAGGCGCTCAAGATCCTCCGCGCCCGCCTGCTCGAGCGCGCGCGGCACGAGCAGCAGTCGGAGATTGCCGCCAGCCGTCGCGCCATGGTCGGCTCGGGCGACCGCTCCGAGAAGATCCGCACCTACAACTTCCCGCAGAGCCGCGTGACCGACCACCGCGCGAGCCTGACGCTGCACACGCTCGAGCGCGTGCTCGACGGTGAGCTCGACGCCATCATCGACGCCCTCACCACACGCCAGCAGGCCGAGGCGCTCGAGGCCGCCGGATGA
- the rpmE gene encoding 50S ribosomal protein L31, producing the protein MKEGIHPRYDKAKIVCACGNVIETRSTVPQIHVEICSACHPFFTGKQKLVDTAGRVERFQRKYGIKGTPGSQPA; encoded by the coding sequence ATGAAGGAAGGCATTCATCCGCGGTACGACAAGGCCAAGATCGTCTGTGCCTGCGGCAATGTCATCGAGACCCGTTCCACCGTGCCCCAGATCCACGTCGAGATCTGCTCGGCGTGCCATCCGTTCTTCACGGGCAAGCAGAAGCTCGTCGATACCGCCGGCCGGGTCGAGCGCTTCCAGCGCAAGTACGGCATCAAGGGCACTCCCGGCTCGCAGCCCGCGTAG
- a CDS encoding lysophospholipase: MTGGMDGTFAGAGGVQIYYQRSAPAPRPPRGVVLIAHGYAEHLGRYREFVAHLTGRGFAAAAVDHRGHGRSGGPRGHCRTFAEFVADLRTLADLAEGWWPGVPRLLFGHSMGGLIAFLYLLRHPETMRAGALSAPAFRVPDAAPRSLQMIALSLGRVAPGVGLRSNLDERLLSRDPAVGAAYVADPLVHRRASAGFYRAVLAAQAVVRAEAARLSPPLLILQGDADRIVDPTAAAEVAAHLTCVHELVMLRGYYHELLNEPPAERAAVVEMLDAWFDRWIGEG; the protein is encoded by the coding sequence GTGACCGGCGGGATGGACGGGACCTTCGCCGGTGCCGGCGGGGTCCAGATCTATTATCAGCGGTCCGCTCCCGCGCCCCGCCCCCCGCGCGGCGTCGTCCTGATCGCGCACGGGTACGCGGAGCACCTCGGGCGCTACCGCGAGTTCGTCGCACATCTCACCGGACGCGGGTTCGCGGCGGCAGCGGTCGATCATCGTGGGCACGGACGGTCGGGCGGGCCCCGCGGGCACTGCCGGACGTTCGCCGAGTTCGTGGCCGATCTCCGCACGCTCGCGGACCTCGCAGAGGGCTGGTGGCCGGGCGTGCCGCGCCTCCTCTTCGGCCACAGCATGGGCGGCCTCATCGCGTTCCTGTATCTGTTACGCCACCCGGAAACGATGCGCGCCGGGGCGCTTTCAGCGCCCGCCTTCCGCGTGCCGGACGCCGCGCCGCGCTCGTTGCAGATGATCGCCCTGTCGCTCGGGCGGGTGGCGCCCGGCGTCGGGTTGCGCTCGAACCTCGACGAACGGCTCCTGTCGCGCGACCCGGCGGTGGGCGCGGCGTACGTCGCCGATCCCCTCGTGCACCGGCGGGCGAGCGCCGGCTTCTACCGCGCCGTGCTCGCCGCGCAGGCGGTCGTGCGCGCGGAGGCGGCGCGGCTCAGCCCGCCGCTCCTGATCCTCCAGGGCGACGCCGACCGGATCGTCGACCCCACGGCGGCCGCCGAGGTCGCCGCTCATCTCACCTGCGTGCACGAGCTGGTCATGCTGCGCGGCTACTACCACGAGCTGCTGAACGAGCCGCCGGCCGAGCGGGCGGCGGTGGTCGAGATGCTCGACGCCTGGTTCGACCGCTGGATCGGGGAGGGGTGA
- the glpK gene encoding glycerol kinase GlpK, with product MPYVVAVDQGTTGSTVLVFDRLGRVVGRAYSEFTQHYPRPGWVEHDAEEIWQVTLRVLRQACRRAGARGRDVRALGITNQRETTVLWSRRTGRPVHRAIVWQDRRTAPLCEELRARGLEARVRQKTGLVLDPYFSGTKLRWLLENVARAAERAAEGELCFGTIDSWLVWKLSGGAVHATDPTNASRTLLYDIHARAWDGEMCTLLDVPTAVLPVVRPSSGEFGTTTADVLGAPIPIAGIAGDQQAALFGQGCVEPGMAKNTYGTGCFLLLNTGARPVASEHGLLTTVACDAAGAPAYALEGSVFIAGAAIQWLRDGLGLVKRAAESERLAKSVDSTLGVYLVPAFVGLGAPHWDAGARGALLGLTRGVTRAHVVRAALEALAYQTRDVADAMAADAGESLRALRVDGGAAANDFLMQFQADVLGVPVDRPRVVETTAMGAAFLAGLATGFWRSQADLSRARRIDRRFRPRMAPDARDALYQGWRDAVARVRSQPAPA from the coding sequence ATGCCCTACGTCGTCGCGGTCGATCAGGGCACGACGGGGTCGACCGTGCTCGTCTTCGACCGCCTGGGGCGCGTGGTCGGCCGCGCCTATTCCGAGTTCACGCAGCACTATCCGCGGCCCGGGTGGGTGGAGCACGATGCGGAGGAGATCTGGCAGGTGACGCTTCGCGTGCTGCGCCAGGCGTGCCGGCGGGCGGGCGCGCGCGGCCGCGACGTCCGGGCGCTCGGCATCACGAACCAGCGCGAGACGACGGTCCTCTGGAGCCGCCGCACGGGCCGCCCCGTGCATCGGGCAATCGTCTGGCAGGACCGCCGCACGGCGCCGCTCTGCGAGGAGCTGAGAGCGCGCGGCCTCGAGGCCCGCGTGCGCCAGAAGACGGGCCTCGTCCTCGACCCCTACTTCTCCGGCACCAAGCTGCGCTGGCTGCTGGAGAACGTCGCACGGGCGGCCGAGCGCGCGGCCGAGGGCGAGCTCTGCTTCGGCACGATCGACTCCTGGCTGGTGTGGAAGCTCTCGGGCGGGGCAGTGCACGCCACCGACCCGACCAACGCCTCGCGCACGCTCCTCTACGACATCCACGCGCGTGCGTGGGACGGGGAGATGTGCACGCTCCTCGACGTGCCGACGGCCGTGCTGCCCGTCGTGCGGCCGTCGAGCGGCGAGTTCGGCACCACGACGGCCGACGTCCTCGGCGCGCCGATCCCGATCGCCGGCATCGCGGGCGACCAGCAGGCGGCGCTCTTCGGCCAGGGTTGCGTCGAGCCGGGGATGGCGAAGAACACCTACGGGACGGGCTGCTTTCTCCTCCTGAACACGGGTGCCCGGCCGGTCGCCTCGGAGCACGGGCTGCTCACCACCGTCGCCTGCGACGCCGCCGGCGCCCCGGCCTACGCGCTCGAGGGCTCGGTCTTCATCGCCGGCGCGGCCATCCAGTGGCTGCGCGACGGCCTCGGGCTCGTGAAGCGCGCCGCGGAGTCGGAGCGGCTCGCGAAGAGCGTCGACTCGACCCTCGGCGTCTACCTCGTCCCGGCCTTCGTCGGCCTCGGCGCCCCGCACTGGGACGCCGGCGCGCGGGGCGCGCTCCTCGGCCTCACGCGCGGCGTGACGCGCGCCCACGTCGTGCGCGCGGCGCTCGAGGCGCTCGCCTACCAGACGCGCGACGTCGCCGACGCCATGGCGGCCGATGCCGGCGAGTCGCTGCGGGCGCTCCGGGTGGACGGCGGGGCGGCGGCCAACGACTTCCTCATGCAGTTCCAGGCCGACGTGCTGGGCGTGCCGGTCGACCGGCCGCGCGTGGTCGAGACGACGGCCATGGGCGCCGCCTTTCTCGCCGGCCTGGCGACGGGCTTCTGGCGCTCGCAGGCGGACCTTTCCCGCGCCCGGCGGATCGACCGACGCTTCCGGCCGCGCATGGCGCCCGACGCGCGCGACGCGCTCTACCAGGGCTGGCGGGACGCGGTGGCGCGCGTGCGGAGCCAGCCGGCGCCCGCGTGA
- a CDS encoding glycerol acyltransferase, whose amino-acid sequence MRHLRVVRERRVRHAPAAPAGRLLGDRLGALEREIDAALAGHATPGRAGRQALEAALDELLAAYASLRRGLGADLVGATLLRTFYRLWWRVDTVGLERVPARGRVLLVVNRAGILLPYEALMVAVALAIDHPAGRMAWPLVDDWVVRLRLGSALGALRATPGVMRRLLERDEAVIVQPEGREACAKSRRRWYRLAGFGRAAFARVALETGAAIIPVAVVGTEESQPVLWRLDTVGRWLGLPTLPITPTFPWLGPAGLLPLPTKWTLHVGEPLDVAAQHPPEAARDPRTVLRVRDQVRERLQALVSEGVRRRRAIFLG is encoded by the coding sequence ATGCGGCACCTGCGTGTCGTGCGCGAACGGCGCGTGCGTCACGCGCCGGCGGCGCCCGCCGGGCGGCTGTTGGGCGACCGGCTCGGCGCGCTCGAGCGCGAGATCGATGCGGCGCTCGCCGGGCACGCGACTCCGGGGCGAGCCGGCCGCCAGGCCCTCGAGGCCGCGCTCGACGAGCTGCTCGCGGCGTATGCGAGCCTGCGCCGCGGCCTCGGCGCCGACCTGGTCGGCGCCACGCTGCTGCGCACGTTCTACCGGCTGTGGTGGCGGGTCGACACGGTGGGGCTCGAGCGCGTACCGGCACGCGGCCGGGTGCTGCTAGTGGTCAATCGCGCCGGGATCCTGCTCCCCTACGAGGCGCTCATGGTCGCGGTGGCGCTCGCCATCGACCATCCGGCCGGCCGCATGGCGTGGCCGCTGGTCGACGACTGGGTGGTCCGGCTGCGTCTCGGGAGCGCCCTCGGCGCGCTCCGCGCCACGCCGGGCGTGATGCGGCGCCTGCTCGAGCGCGACGAGGCCGTGATCGTCCAGCCCGAGGGACGCGAGGCATGCGCCAAGAGCCGGCGTCGCTGGTACCGTCTCGCGGGCTTTGGGCGCGCCGCCTTCGCGCGCGTCGCGCTCGAGACCGGCGCGGCGATCATCCCCGTGGCGGTCGTCGGCACGGAGGAGAGCCAGCCCGTGCTCTGGCGCCTGGACACCGTCGGGCGCTGGCTCGGCCTCCCGACCCTCCCCATCACGCCGACCTTCCCCTGGCTCGGGCCCGCCGGCCTCCTGCCGCTGCCGACCAAGTGGACGCTCCACGTGGGCGAGCCCCTCGACGTCGCCGCGCAGCACCCGCCCGAAGCGGCGCGCGATCCGCGGACCGTGCTGCGCGTCCGCGACCAGGTGCGCGAGCGCCTGCAGGCGCTGGTGAGCGAGGGTGTGCGCCGCCGCCGCGCGATCTTCCTCGGCTAG
- a CDS encoding chromosome partitioning protein, with protein MSNWTACKLTLRARRSYDRDVPARLPLAAQRLVIVTGKGGVGKSAVTAALARAAAGAGRRVLAVEVARGGLGPLLGGRPLGSAPVLVAPRLRATALEPEEALGDFVHGILRFRVLARRLLESTSFQVLAAAAPGLPELLVLHRLLGWVEERRLGRRAYDLVLVDAPASGHSLPLLAAPRTLGTLARFGPVAQVLTKIRALLTDRSQTLVCLVTTPDELAVRETIELHRELAGPLGLPVAPPIVNALPPRRFGAGDEAALARLEAADGEHPYLAAARYQLERRRRALRQVTALRRALHTSAVSLPFLFAGPEAPGGMARLAADLAAAAGLAA; from the coding sequence GTGTCAAATTGGACGGCGTGCAAATTGACACTTCGCGCGCGCCGCAGCTATGACCGTGACGTGCCGGCCCGCCTGCCGCTCGCCGCCCAGCGACTGGTGATCGTCACGGGCAAGGGTGGCGTCGGCAAGAGTGCCGTGACCGCCGCTCTCGCGCGCGCCGCCGCCGGTGCAGGGCGGCGGGTGCTCGCGGTGGAGGTGGCGCGCGGCGGCCTCGGTCCGCTGCTCGGCGGGCGCCCGCTCGGGTCGGCCCCCGTGCTCGTCGCCCCCAGGCTCCGGGCGACGGCGCTCGAGCCCGAGGAGGCGCTCGGCGACTTCGTGCACGGCATCCTGCGCTTCCGCGTGCTGGCCCGCCGCCTGCTCGAGAGCACGTCGTTCCAGGTCCTCGCCGCGGCGGCGCCGGGGCTGCCGGAACTCCTGGTGCTGCACCGGCTGCTCGGCTGGGTGGAGGAGCGCCGGCTCGGCCGGCGCGCCTACGATCTCGTGCTCGTCGACGCGCCCGCGTCGGGCCACTCGCTGCCGCTCCTCGCCGCGCCACGTACCCTCGGGACGCTCGCGCGCTTCGGCCCGGTCGCCCAGGTGCTCACGAAGATCCGTGCGCTCCTCACCGATCGCTCCCAAACGCTCGTCTGTCTTGTGACCACCCCCGACGAGCTCGCCGTGCGCGAGACGATCGAGCTGCACCGCGAGCTTGCCGGACCGCTCGGACTGCCGGTCGCGCCGCCGATCGTGAACGCGCTCCCGCCGCGCCGCTTCGGTGCCGGCGACGAAGCAGCGCTCGCACGCCTGGAGGCCGCCGACGGCGAGCACCCCTATCTCGCCGCCGCCCGCTACCAGCTCGAGCGGCGGCGCCGCGCGCTCCGCCAGGTCACCGCGCTTCGCCGGGCGCTTCACACCTCCGCCGTGTCGCTGCCCTTCCTGTTCGCCGGGCCGGAGGCGCCAGGAGGTATGGCGCGCCTGGCTGCCGATCTCGCGGCGGCCGCGGGCCTGGCGGCGTGA
- a CDS encoding ArsA family ATPase, translated as MTLDGMLAGRRIVFCVGSGGVGKTTTAAELAVETARRGRKTAVLTVDPAPRLKDALGLDALDARPRRVPLGAGVHLDAVLLDVRRTFDEVVRGLAATPEQASAVLENRLYQNLSGTLAGTAEYTAVETVFRLADEGGYDLLVVDTPPARHVVDFLDAPRRLLALLDSRAFAILKDPSVILPAAGSRLAHLVLSAVLRGLERFTGLQLVREVGDFVRAIEALTDALRARVSAADALLRAEGTALVLVTAPEPRLVDENARLAHALAGLGLPIGGIIVNRMLPRALFAPGAPPPPDGLPPALVARLRRAHAELATLAARQEAVLQPLVDGAGAPVLAEVPLLPGDLGSLADLGVIARHLFPAPAAAPPSAGRLGR; from the coding sequence ATGACGCTCGACGGGATGCTCGCGGGGCGGCGCATCGTCTTCTGCGTCGGCAGCGGCGGCGTCGGCAAGACGACCACCGCGGCGGAGCTCGCCGTCGAGACGGCGCGGCGCGGACGGAAGACCGCCGTGCTGACGGTCGATCCCGCACCGCGCCTGAAGGACGCCCTCGGCCTCGACGCGCTCGATGCGCGCCCGCGGCGGGTCCCGCTCGGCGCGGGCGTCCATCTCGACGCCGTCCTCCTCGACGTCCGGCGCACCTTCGACGAGGTCGTCCGCGGGCTGGCGGCGACGCCCGAGCAGGCGAGCGCGGTGCTCGAGAACCGGCTCTACCAGAACCTGTCGGGCACGCTCGCGGGCACCGCCGAGTACACGGCGGTGGAGACCGTCTTCCGCCTGGCCGACGAGGGGGGCTACGACCTCCTGGTCGTCGACACGCCGCCCGCGCGCCACGTGGTCGACTTCCTCGACGCGCCGCGCCGGCTGCTCGCGCTCCTCGACTCGCGCGCCTTCGCGATCCTGAAGGACCCGAGCGTCATCCTGCCGGCGGCGGGCTCGCGGCTCGCGCATCTCGTGCTGAGCGCGGTGCTGCGCGGCCTCGAGCGCTTCACGGGTCTCCAGCTGGTCCGCGAGGTGGGGGACTTCGTGCGCGCCATCGAGGCGTTGACGGACGCGCTGCGCGCACGGGTCTCCGCCGCAGACGCGCTGCTGCGCGCCGAGGGCACGGCGCTCGTCCTCGTGACTGCGCCGGAGCCCCGGCTGGTGGACGAGAACGCCCGGCTCGCCCACGCGCTCGCCGGGCTCGGCCTGCCGATCGGCGGCATCATCGTGAACCGCATGCTGCCGCGCGCGCTGTTCGCGCCCGGCGCGCCACCGCCGCCCGATGGCCTCCCCCCCGCGCTCGTCGCGCGCCTGCGGCGCGCGCACGCCGAGCTCGCCACCCTCGCCGCGCGCCAGGAGGCCGTCCTCCAGCCGCTCGTCGACGGCGCCGGCGCGCCCGTGCTGGCCGAGGTCCCACTGCTGCCGGGCGACCTCGGCTCGCTCGCCGACCTGGGCGTGATCGCGCGGCACCTCTTCCCCGCCCCGGCCGCCGCCCCACCCTCGGCCGGCCGGCTTGGCCGCTGA
- a CDS encoding holo-ACP synthase, producing the protein MVVGVGVDVCDIARIRRALERPTGERFKARIFTPAEQAYCEQRRRGRFASYAARFAAKEAAMKALGTGLTDGVRWLDVEVVRPPTGPPALVLHGRAAAIARRRGIRRWLVALSHGEASAVASVIAEDRGVRSPGR; encoded by the coding sequence GTGGTCGTCGGGGTCGGTGTCGACGTCTGCGACATCGCGCGCATCCGTCGGGCGCTGGAGCGGCCGACCGGCGAGCGCTTCAAGGCCCGCATCTTCACGCCGGCCGAGCAGGCGTACTGCGAGCAGCGGCGACGGGGTCGCTTCGCGAGCTACGCGGCGCGCTTCGCCGCCAAGGAGGCGGCCATGAAGGCGCTCGGGACAGGCTTGACGGACGGCGTTCGATGGCTCGACGTCGAGGTGGTACGGCCGCCGACCGGCCCGCCGGCGCTCGTCCTGCACGGCCGTGCCGCAGCCATCGCCCGCCGCCGGGGCATCCGTCGCTGGCTCGTCGCGCTCAGCCACGGCGAGGCGAGCGCCGTCGCCTCGGTGATCGCCGAGGACCGCGGCGTGCGCTCCCCCGGCCGCTGA
- a CDS encoding radical SAM protein: MPRLDDRRLARLAAERRLFAPGPSGPLSVCLVYPNTYPVGMANLGFQAVLRLLSEDARVACDRAFLADGERAAWPRTLRSFEQDRSVGDFDVVAFSISFESDYLNVLHCLRLAGIPLRSRERGPRTPLVIAGGPATFLNPEPLAEFVDLFLIGEAEEMLGEFLDRALAGPLGREAILERTEAVAGVYRPDRHAPVYDEQGDLVAVSYHGAGDGRVRRRFVADLDRFATNSEVLAPEAVFGDMYLVETSRGCEWGCRFCAAGFMYRPVRYRSLGTLRASVARGLQERRTIGLVGAEMASLPGVAALCQQVAEAGGRASPSSLKADMITPALAAALGRNGNRSVTVAPEAGSERMRRVVNKNLTESEILRAAEWLVGSGVESLKLYFMVGLPTETAADVAGIVDLTAKVRARLAAGGRPRVGRILVSINPFVPKPWTPFQWESMEAIPSLRAKLAALGRALAAMPGVQVEVESPREAYLQTLLSRGDRRTAAILERLAAEPDAWWPTLRRLRGGGSETVDPDRFVHRSYPLDAVLPWDFIDHSVDKRYLAAERRKALAEIETPPCDTATCHTCGAC, translated from the coding sequence ATGCCTCGACTGGACGACCGCCGTCTCGCCCGCCTGGCCGCGGAGCGCAGGCTCTTCGCTCCGGGCCCGAGCGGTCCGCTGTCGGTGTGTCTGGTCTACCCGAACACGTATCCGGTCGGGATGGCGAACCTCGGCTTCCAGGCCGTGCTCCGGCTCCTGTCCGAGGATGCGCGCGTCGCCTGTGACCGGGCCTTCCTGGCCGACGGCGAGCGCGCCGCGTGGCCGCGTACGCTGCGGTCCTTCGAGCAGGACCGCTCCGTCGGCGACTTCGACGTGGTGGCGTTCTCGATCTCGTTCGAGAGCGATTACCTGAACGTCCTCCACTGTCTCCGTCTGGCCGGTATTCCGCTCCGGAGTCGGGAGCGCGGCCCGCGCACGCCGCTGGTCATCGCAGGGGGGCCGGCGACGTTTCTCAATCCCGAGCCGCTGGCCGAGTTCGTCGATCTCTTCCTGATCGGCGAGGCGGAGGAGATGCTGGGCGAGTTCCTCGACCGCGCCCTTGCGGGTCCCCTCGGCCGCGAGGCGATCCTCGAGCGGACGGAGGCCGTGGCGGGGGTGTACCGGCCGGACCGCCATGCGCCGGTGTACGACGAGCAGGGCGACCTGGTCGCGGTCAGCTACCACGGTGCCGGGGACGGGCGCGTCCGCCGGCGCTTCGTCGCCGACCTCGATCGCTTCGCGACCAACTCCGAGGTGCTGGCCCCCGAGGCCGTGTTCGGAGACATGTACCTGGTCGAGACGAGCCGCGGCTGCGAGTGGGGTTGTCGGTTCTGTGCGGCCGGGTTCATGTACCGGCCGGTCCGCTACCGGAGCCTCGGGACGCTCCGCGCGAGCGTTGCCCGCGGCCTTCAGGAGCGCAGGACGATCGGCCTGGTGGGCGCCGAGATGGCGAGCCTGCCCGGCGTAGCGGCGCTCTGCCAGCAGGTCGCCGAGGCGGGCGGCCGCGCGTCGCCGTCCTCGCTCAAGGCGGACATGATCACCCCGGCGTTGGCCGCAGCGCTCGGCCGGAACGGGAACCGCTCGGTCACGGTCGCGCCCGAGGCCGGCTCGGAGCGGATGCGGCGCGTGGTCAACAAGAACCTGACCGAGTCCGAGATCCTGCGCGCGGCCGAGTGGCTGGTCGGCAGCGGGGTCGAGAGCCTGAAGCTCTACTTCATGGTCGGCCTGCCGACGGAGACCGCCGCGGACGTGGCCGGCATCGTCGACCTGACCGCCAAGGTGCGGGCGCGTCTCGCGGCCGGCGGGCGGCCGCGGGTCGGCCGCATCCTCGTCTCGATCAACCCCTTCGTCCCGAAGCCGTGGACGCCCTTCCAGTGGGAGTCGATGGAGGCCATTCCCTCGCTCCGGGCGAAGCTCGCCGCACTCGGCCGGGCGCTCGCCGCCATGCCGGGCGTGCAGGTCGAGGTCGAGAGCCCGCGCGAGGCGTATCTCCAGACCCTGCTCTCGCGCGGCGACCGGCGCACGGCGGCGATCCTCGAGCGTCTGGCGGCCGAGCCCGACGCCTGGTGGCCGACGCTCAGGCGGCTCCGCGGCGGCGGGAGCGAGACCGTCGACCCCGATCGCTTCGTCCACCGGTCGTATCCGCTCGACGCCGTGCTGCCGTGGGACTTCATCGATCACTCGGTGGACAAGCGTTACCTCGCCGCCGAGCGGCGAAAGGCTCTCGCCGAGATCGAGACGCCGCCCTGCGACACCGCGACTTGCCACACCTGCGGCGCGTGCTGA
- a CDS encoding AbrB/MazE/SpoVT family DNA-binding domain-containing protein, protein MAIVTASRLTSKYQATIPVEVRRVLRLKQGDAVQFEIDGERVTLRRQTASDRTYLRGVEANLSEWNSPYDDEAYGDL, encoded by the coding sequence ATGGCGATCGTCACCGCGTCCCGTCTGACGAGCAAGTACCAGGCGACGATCCCCGTCGAGGTGCGGCGGGTGCTGCGCCTCAAGCAGGGCGATGCCGTCCAGTTCGAGATCGACGGCGAGCGCGTGACGCTGCGGCGTCAGACCGCGTCGGATCGTACCTACCTGCGCGGGGTGGAGGCCAACCTCTCGGAGTGGAACTCGCCGTACGACGACGAGGCGTATGGCGACCTATGA
- a CDS encoding type II toxin-antitoxin system PemK/MazF family toxin codes for MATYEPWSVVVVPFPFVDRRQTKRRPAVVLSPERFQAEHQCSVLAMITDARNPRWPSDVPIRDLTAAGLPLASVFRCKVFTLDSRLILSRIGTLSSTDRKAAGRALRAAIVR; via the coding sequence ATGGCGACCTATGAGCCGTGGAGTGTGGTGGTCGTGCCCTTCCCGTTCGTGGACCGGCGACAGACAAAGCGCCGCCCTGCCGTGGTGCTCTCGCCGGAGCGGTTTCAGGCCGAGCACCAGTGCTCCGTGCTCGCCATGATCACGGACGCCCGCAACCCTCGCTGGCCGTCGGACGTGCCGATCCGCGATCTCACCGCCGCGGGGCTTCCCCTCGCCTCGGTGTTTCGCTGCAAGGTGTTCACGCTCGACAGTCGCCTGATCCTGTCCCGCATCGGCACCCTCTCGAGCACCGACCGGAAGGCAGCCGGCCGAGCGTTGCGCGCGGCGATCGTCCGGTAA
- the ftsZ gene encoding cell division protein FtsZ: MIEFVDAGEGARIKVVGVGGGGGNAVNTMIAAGLPGVDFIAANTDAQALRANLSPVKVQLGEQLTRGLGAGGNPAVGKHAAEEDVERLRGHLGGADMIFITAGMGGGTGTGAAPVIARVAKEIGSLTVGVVTKPFTFEGKRRMKQAEDGMRELKANVDTLIAIPNQRLLSVAGRNSSILETFKKADDVLLQAVRGISDLITVHGLINLDFADVRTIMSEMGMAMMGAAIAQGENRAVEAAQKAISSPLLEDVSIQGARGVLINITGGPDLTLHEVNEAATLIQEEADDDANIIFGAVIDESMGDEMRITVIATGFGERVEKGMGRHGSELRGVQAGGRPVRRHGLVADDELDVPTWQRRRKDAPVSEGRQAAAPSPPAPEEGDEFEIPTFLRRGAE; encoded by the coding sequence ATGATCGAGTTCGTCGATGCCGGCGAGGGGGCGCGGATCAAGGTGGTGGGCGTCGGCGGGGGCGGTGGCAACGCGGTGAACACGATGATCGCGGCCGGGCTGCCCGGCGTCGACTTCATCGCCGCCAACACCGACGCGCAGGCGCTGCGCGCCAACCTGTCCCCGGTGAAGGTGCAGCTCGGCGAGCAGCTGACCCGCGGCCTCGGCGCCGGCGGCAACCCCGCGGTCGGCAAGCATGCCGCGGAGGAGGACGTCGAACGGCTCCGCGGGCACCTCGGCGGCGCCGACATGATCTTCATCACGGCGGGCATGGGTGGGGGGACGGGCACGGGCGCCGCGCCGGTGATCGCCCGGGTGGCCAAGGAGATCGGCTCGCTCACCGTCGGCGTGGTGACCAAGCCGTTCACGTTCGAGGGCAAGCGCCGCATGAAGCAGGCCGAGGACGGCATGCGGGAGCTCAAGGCGAACGTCGACACGCTGATCGCCATCCCCAACCAGCGCCTCCTGTCGGTCGCCGGCCGCAACTCCTCGATCCTGGAGACCTTCAAGAAGGCCGACGACGTGCTCCTCCAGGCCGTGCGGGGCATCTCGGACCTGATCACCGTCCACGGGCTCATCAACCTCGACTTCGCCGACGTGCGCACGATCATGTCGGAGATGGGCATGGCGATGATGGGGGCGGCGATCGCCCAGGGCGAGAACCGCGCCGTCGAGGCGGCCCAGAAGGCGATCTCGAGCCCGCTCCTCGAGGACGTGTCGATCCAGGGGGCGCGGGGCGTCCTCATCAACATCACGGGCGGCCCCGATCTCACGCTGCACGAGGTGAACGAGGCGGCCACCCTCATCCAGGAGGAGGCGGACGACGACGCCAACATCATCTTCGGCGCGGTCATCGACGAGTCGATGGGCGACGAGATGCGCATCACGGTGATCGCCACCGGCTTCGGCGAGCGCGTCGAGAAGGGCATGGGACGTCACGGGTCGGAGCTGCGCGGCGTGCAGGCGGGCGGGCGGCCCGTCCGCCGCCACGGTCTGGTCGCCGACGACGAGCTCGACGTGCCCACCTGGCAGCGTCGCCGGAAGGACGCGCCGGTGTCCGAGGGCCGGCAAGCGGCCGCGCCGTCGCCGCCGGCGCCCGAGGAGGGCGACGAGTTCGAGATCCCGACCTTCCTGCGTCGCGGCGCCGAGTAG